Below is a genomic region from Pseudomonas svalbardensis.
CGCCGGTCAGCTTTGGGCATTCAATCTGGATGATGTATCGGTCAAAGCAAAAGAGCTGGCCGGGCAGAAGTACGAAGCTCCGCGCAGTAACCTGCCGAACGAGTTCCGCGAGATGAAATTCGCGGACTATCAAAAAATTCGCTTCCTGACCGAAAAAGCCGAGTGGGCCGATCAGAAGACCCCGTTCAAGCTGTCGTTCTATCACCAGGGTATGCATTTCGATACGCCGGTGAAAATCAACGAAATCACAGCTAACACCGTCGAAGAGATCAAATACGACCCAAGTCGTTTCGATTTCGGCGACGTGAAGTTCGATCCGAAAGCCACCGAGCAACTGGGTTATGCCGGTTTCCGTGTGCTTTACCCAGTCAACAAGGCTGACAAGCAAGACGAAATCATGACCATGCTCGGCGCGAGTTACTTCCGCGTTGTCGGCAAGGGTCACACCTATGGCTTGTCCGCTCGCGGCATGGCCATCGATACCGCGTTGCCGTCCGGCGAAGAATTCCCGCGTTTCACCGAGTTCTGGATTCAACAGCCAAAACCGGGTGACAAGCACCTGGTGATCTTCGCCCTGCTGGATTCGCCACGCGCTACCGGTGCCTATCGCCTGACCCTGCGTCCGGGCAGCGACACCGTTGTCGACGTCAAGGCCAAGATGTTCCTGCGTGACAAGGTCACCAAGCTTGGCGTTGCGCCGCTGACCAGCATGTTCCTGTTCGGCGCCAATCAGCCGTCGAAAGTGCTGAACTACCGTCGAGAACTGCATGACTCCAGCGGTCTGTCGATCCATGCCGGTAACGGCGAGTGGATCTGGCGCCCACTGAACAATCCGAAACACTTGTCAGTGAGCAATTTCTCGATCGAGAACCCGCGAGGTTTCGGCCTGCTGCAACGTGGCCGTGACTTCAGCCACTACGAAGACCTCGACGACCGCTACGACAAGCGCCCAAGTGCCTGGATCGAACCAAAAGGCGATTGGGGCAAGGGCTCCGTCGATCTGGTAGAGATTCCGACTGCCGACGAAACCAACGACAATATCGTCGCGTTCTGGAGTCCGGAAAAACTGCCTGAGCCTGGCCAGCCGCTGGACGTCGCTTATCGCATGCACTGGACCATCGACGAAGCTTCGCTTCACGCACCGGACAGCGCCTGGGTCCAACAGACCCTGCGTTCCACAGGTGACGTGAAACAGTCCAACCTGATCCGTCAGCCGGACGGCAGCGTTGCTTATCTGGTGGACTTCGAAGGCCCGTCCCTTGCGGCATTGCCGGAAGATACGGAGGTTCGTAGCCAGGTCAGCGTTGGCGAGAATGCCGAGCTGGTCGAGAACAGCGTACGTTACAACCCTGAAACCAAAGGCTGGCGCCTGACGCTGCGGATGAAAATCAAGGATCCGGGCAAGCCTACCGAGATGCGTGCTGCGCTGGTCAAGAACATCGTGACTGCCGACCTGGCCAAAACATCGTATCCGGCATCCAATTCTTCCGTCGCCAAGGCTGACAAGATTGCCGCTCGGCAGCAGGAGAAGCTGGACAAGGAAGCCAATCAAGCTGAGGCCAAGCAGGTTGAAGCCAAGCCAGCCGCAGATTCCAAGGACAAGGACAACAAAGACGCCAAGCAGCCTGTTGCTGCCGAGGCGGCCCCAGCCACACCGGAATCGGTACCGACTGAAGAAGTCCTGACCGAGACCTGGAGCTACCAGTTGCCTGCCGATGAGTAATTCTCAAGTACAGCCAGAGACTCTTGCCGAGTATCTGGCGCATCTGCCGATGACCGACCAGCAGCGCGCGGAACTCGCGGGCTGCCAGTCTTTCAGCGAATTGCATGAGCGCCTTTCGTCCTCGACGTTCGACGCGCCGACCGAGGCTGCTCAAGCTTCGGTGGGGCGTCGTTTGACGCTGAACACCGCCGAAGAACTGGCCGACGCTGAAATGCTGGTGCTCGACGCCAGCGGCCGGGTTTGCCTGCGGGCAACCCCGCCGATTCGTCGGACCAAAGTCGTGCCGGAGCCGTGGCGCACCAACATTCTGGTGCGTGGCTGGCGTCGTCTGACCGGTCGCACCAATCCGCCGGCCCCGCCGAAGGATGAAAATGTGCTGCCGGCGGCTCGCTGGCGCACCGTCGGTTCGATCCGTCGCTACATTCTGCTGATACTGATGCTCGGCCAGACCATCGTTGCCGGCTGGTACATGAAAGGCATCATGCCGTACCAGGGCTGGTCGTTCGTCGACCTCGATGAAGTCCTGCACCAGCCGTTCCTGCAAACCGTCACCCAAGTACTGCCGTATGCGCTGCAAACCAGCATCCTGATTCTGTTCGGGATTCTGTTCTGCTGGGTGTCGGCCGGTTTCTGGACCGCGTTGATGGGCTTCCTCGAGTTGCTCACAGGCCATGACAAATACCGCATTTCCGGTAAAAGCGCCGGTAACGAGCCGATCCCCACGGACGCGCGCACCGCACTGGTGATGCCGATCTGCAACGAAGACGTGCCGCGGGTGTTTGCCGGTTTGCGGGCGACCTTCGAGTCGGTTGCGGCCACGGGTAACCTGGATCGCTTCGACTTCTTTGTCCTCAGCGACAGTAACGACGCCGATATCTGCGTCGCCGAGCAACAGGCCTGGCTGGACGTCTGCCGTGAAGCCAAAGGCTTCGGCAAGATCTTCTATCGCCGCCGTCGCCGCCGCGTTAAGCGTAAAAGCGGTAACCTCGACGACTTCTGCCGTCGTTGGGGCGGTGATTACAAGTACATGGTCGTGCTCGACGCGGACTCCGTGATGAGCGGCGATTGCCTGACCAGTCTGGTGCGCTTGATGGAAGCCACCCCGGACGCCGGGATCATCCAGACCGCGCCACGCGCTTCGGGCATGGACACGCTGTATGCACGCATGCAGCAGTTCGCCACTCGCGTGTACGGTCCGCTGTTTACCGCCGGTCTGCACTTTTGGCAGTTGGGCGAATCCCACTACTGGGGCCACAACGCGATCATCCGCATGAAGCCGTTCATCGAGCACTGCGCCTTGGCGCCGTTGCCCGGTAAAGGCGCGTTTGCCGGTGCAATTCTGTCCCATGACTTCGTTGAAGCGGCGCTGATGCGCCGTGCCGGCTGGGGCGTGTGGATTGCCTACGACTTGCCGGGCAGCTACGAAGAATTGCCGCCGAACCTGCTGGACGAACTCAAGCGTGACCGTCGCTGGTGTCACGGCAACCTGATGAACTTCCGGTTGTTCCTGGTAAAAGGCATGCACCCGGTGCACCGTGCGGTGTTCCTGACGGGCGTGATGTCTTACCTGTCGGCGCCGTTGTGGTTCTTCTTCCTCGTGCTGTCGACGGCGCTGCTGGCGGTCAACACGCTGATGGAGCCGCAGTACTTCCTTGAGCCACGTCAGCTCTATCCGTTGTGGCCACAATGGCACCCGGACAAGGCGATTGCGCTGTTCTCGACCACCGTCGTGCTGCTGTTCCTGCCGAAGTTGTTGAGCATCATCCTGATCTGGGCCAAGGGCGCGAAAGAGTTCGGTGGCAAGTTCAAGGTGACGATGTCGATGCTGCTGGAGATGCTGTTCTCCATGCTGCTGGCACCGGTACGGATGATTTTCCACACCCGCTTCGTGCTCGCCGCGTTCCTCGGCTGGGCCGCGACCTGGAACTCGCCGCAACGTGACGACGATTCCACGCCATGGAGCGAAGCGGTCAAACGCCACGGTCCGCAAACCTTGCTGGGCTTTTTCTGGGCCCTGCTGGTGATCTGGCTGAACCCGAGCTTTCTCTGGTGGCTGGTGCCGATCGTCGGTTCGTTGATGCTGTCGATTCCGGTGTCGGTGATCTCCAGTCGAGTTGGCCTGGGCCTCAAGTCCCGTGACGAAAGCCTGTTCCTGATCCCTGAGGAATACAATCCGCCACAGGCGTTGGTGGCGACCGACCAGTACACCCACGAAAACCGTTGGCATGCGCTGAACGACGGCTTCGTCCGGGCAGTGGTCGATCCACAGCAGAACGCCTTGGCGTGCTCGCTGGCGACTTCACGCCACCGTGAGGCCGAGCCGATCGAATGGCTGCGGATCGAACGGGTGCGTCATGCGCTGAAAGCCGGGCCTGAAGGTCTGAACAACAATGAGCGCGTGCAACTGCTCAGTGATCCGGTGGCATTGGGTCGTCTGCATGAGCAGATCTGGAACGAAGCTCACCCCGAGTGGCTGGAAGCGTGGCGTAAATCGGTGAAAGCCGACCCCCATGCGCCGCTGTTGCCGCTCAAGCCGCTGAGTGTGCAGCCTCAGTTGGCCTGACAAAAAAACCCGCGAAAGCGGGTTTTTTTTTGCGCAGATGATCGTTCCCACGCTCTGCGTTTGAGCAACAAATCCTGTGTAAACCCTTGTGCAAACGAACGAGTGCGTTAGCATCCGTTCCCGAATTGGTGCGCCCGGACAACTTTCTGTTCGTATCTGCCGGTTTCCCAATGGAAACCCGCGGTTTGCGCGCCTCACAACGCGATGGTTTTGGGGACTTGATGATGAAGAAGTATCTCTCGATGCTGCTGGTCGGCGTCACGGCATTGGTTGCAGTCAACGCGGCGTACGCCGGTGCCATCGATGACGCGGTCAAGCGCGGCACGCTGAAAGTCGGCATGGACCCGACCTACATGCCGTTCGAAATGACCAACAAGCGCGGCGAGATCATCGGCTTCGAAGTCGACATTCTCAAAGCCATGACCAAGGCCATGGGCGTCAAGCTGGAGATGGTTTCCACCGGCTACGACGGCATTATCCCGGCCTTGCTCACCGACAAGTTCGACATGATCGGCAGCGGCATGACCCTGACCCAGGAGCGCAACCTGCGCCTGAACTTCAGCGAACCGTTCATCGTGGTGGGCCAGACCCTGCTGATCCGCAAGGAACTGGAAGGCACCATCAAGTCCTATAAAGACCTGAACACCGCCGACTACCGCATTACTTCCAAGCTTGGCACCACCGGCGAGATGGTGGCCAAAAAGCTTATCTCCAAAGCCACATACCACGGCTATGACAACGAGCAGGAAGCTGTGCTCGACGTGGTCAACGGCAAGGCCGACGCTTTCATCTACGACGCGCCCTACAACGTTGTGGCGGTGAACAAGGTTGGTGCCGGCAAACTGGTGTTCCTCGACAAGCCGTTCACCTACGAGCCGCTGGCCTTTGGTTTGAAGAAGGGTGACTACGACAGCATCAACTTCATCAACAACTTCCTGCGCCAGATCCACGAAGACGGCACTTACGATCGCATCCATGACAAGTGGTTCAAAGACACCGCTTGGCTCAAGGATATGGAATAAGGCCCGGTCAGCTAGACCGCGTCGCTCCATTCGCGGGCAAGCCTCGCTCCTACAGGGGGAACGCATTCCAAAGTAGGAGCGAGGTTTGCCCGCGAAGGCGGCCTCCTTGGCGACACAAATTTCGGAATCTGCTTACAGATGAAACAGAAAAAAGCCCAATGGCCGTGGCACGTATTAACCGTGCTGCTGCTGATCGGCCTGGCTGGCGCGTTGTATTACGCCACCTCGCTGATGTCCTACGAATGGCGCTGGAACCGTGTGCCGCAATACTTCGCCTATCACGCCGAAGAATCCCAGCGTGCCGCCGATATCTCCACCGTCAGCGAACTGGTGCGCAAGGGCGACAAGGCTGAAGTCACCCTGCGCAATGATGCCGGCGTCGAGCAACACCTGACCGTCGACGACAACAGCCTGCAAGTCGCCCAAGGTGATGACGTGGCCGAGGGCGATGTGATTGGCGTGACCCGCCATTGGGCCGCCGGACCGCTGATGTGGGGGCTCTGGACCACCTTATGGTTGTCCGTGATTTCAGGTGTGCTCGGTCTGCTGATCGGCCTGGCCACGGGCTTGTGCCGACTATCGAGCAACCCGACCCTGCGCGATCTCTCGACGATCTACGTCGAGCTTGTCCGCGGTACGCCGCTGCTGGTGCAGATCTTCATCTTCTACTTCTTCATCGGCACTGTGATGAACCTCTCCCGGGAGTTCGCCGGGATCGCCGCGCTGTCGCTGTTCACCGGTGCTTATGTGGCGGAAATCATCCGTTCCGGCGTTCAATCCATCGCCCGTGGCCAGAACGAAGCCGCGCGCTCCCTGGGCCTGAGCGCTGGTCAGTCGATGCGCCACGTGGTGCTGCCGCAAGCGTTCAAACGGGTGCTGCCACCGCTGGCCGGCCAGTTCATCAGTCTGGTCAAGGACACCTCGCTGGTGTCGGTGATCGCCATTACCGAGCTGCTCAAAAGCGGCCGCGAAGTCATCACCACCTCGTTCTCGCCGTTCGAAATCCTGTTCTGCGTGGCCGGTCTGTACCTGTTGATCAACCTGCCGCTGTCGAAAATCGCCAGCCGGCTTGAGCGGAGGCTCGCGCAAAGTGATTGAAGTCCGCGATCTGGTAAAAGTTTTCGACACCCGCGGCCACGTGGTTCGCGCGGTGGATAACGTCTCGACGCACGTGGCCAAGGGCGAAGTGCTGGTGGTGATCGGCCCGTCCGGTTCCGGCAAATCCACCTTCCTGCGCTGCCTCAACGGCCTGGAAGAGTTTGATTCTGGCTCGGTGAGCATCGACGGCTTGCAACTGGCCGACCCGAAAACCGATGTGAATGCCTACCGCCGCGAAGTCGGCATGGTGTTCCAGCATTTCAACCTGTTCCCGCACATGACCGTGTTGGAAAACCTCTGCCTGGCCCAGAAAGTCGTGCGCAAACGCGGCAAGAAGGAGCGCGAGGCCAAGGCCTTGGCGTTGCTGGAAAAGGTCGGTATTGCGCAGAAGGCCAACGAGTTTCCGTCGCGTCTTTCCGGCGGTCAGCAGCAGCGCGTGGCCATCGCCCGGGCACTGGCGATGGAACCGAAGGTCATGCTGTTCGATGAGCCGACCTCGGCGCTCGACCCGGAAATGGTCGGCGAAGTGCTGGACGTGATGAAAACCCTGGCGGTGGAAGGCATGACCATGGTTTGCGTCACCCACGAAATGGGCTTCGCCCGGGAAGTGGCGGATCGGGTGCTGTTCTTCGATCACGGCAAATTGCTGGAAGACGCTTCACCGGCCCAATTCTTCGATGCGCCGAAGGATCCACGGGCTCAGGCCTTCTTGCGGCAGGTCCTCTAACCTCAGCGCCGGCCTAAAAGCATCGCGGGCAAGCCTTGCTCCTACAGTTTGATGTTGTGCCCGATTCTTGCGGCAAACATCAAACTGTAGGAGCAAGGCTTGCCCGCGATTGCGTCACCTCGGTCCCAAGCGAGCCGATGTCATTGAATCGCCTTAAACCTTGAACCTGCCCACCAGCATCTGCAGATGCGTCCCCAGCCGTGCCAGCTCAACGCTGGACGCCGCGGTCTCTTCACTGGCTGCCGAGGTCTGCTCGGACACGTCGCGCACGTTCAGCACGCTACGGTTGATCTCTTCGGCCACCGCGCTCTGTTGTTCTGCCGCGGCGGCGATCTGCTGGTTCATCGACTGAATCGCCGAGACGGTGCGGGTAATGCTTTCCAGCGAGCCACCGGCGCGGCGGGTCAGTTCGACGCTGCTGTCGGTCAGGCTGCGGCTGTTGTCCATGATGGTCGCCACCTGCTGGGTGCCGGTTTGCAGGCCGACGATCAGCTCTTCGATTTCTTCGGTGGACTTCTGGGTACGCTGGGCCAGGCTGCGGACTTCGTCGGCGACCACCGCAAAACCACGTCCGGCCTCACCGGCACGGGCGGCTTCGATGGCGGCGTTGAGGGCCAGCAGGTTGGTTTGCTGGGCCACGGATTTGATCACGTCGAGCACGCTGCCGATCTTGTCGCTTTCGCGTTTGAGATGAGCCATGGCCTCGGTGGAGTTGCCGACTTCCTTGGCCAGGCGCTCGATCTGGGCGATGGCTTCGCCGACTACTTTGTCACCTTCGCGGGCCTGCTGGTCAGCGGCGACGGCGGCTTCGGACGCTTCTTCGGCGTTACGCGCGACTTCCTGCACGGTGGCGGTCATTTCGTTCATGGCGGTGGCTACCTGGTCGGTCTCGACCTTCTGGCTGTTGACCCCGGCGCTGGTCTGCTCGGTGACTGCCGACAGCTCTTCGGCGGCGCTGGCGATTTGCGTGACGCCGTCACTGATGCCGCCGATCAACTCGCGCAGGCCCAGGGTCATGCTCTGCATGGCGCGCTGTAGCTGACCGAGTTCGTCCTGACGCTCAGAGATAAGGTTTTGGGTCAGGTCACCGGCAGCAACGCGCTCTGCCACTTTGAGAGTCTGGCTCAGGGGAATCACGATCTGGCGAGTGATCGCCCAAGCGGCAAGCAGGCCGAAGGCGAGCGCCAGGACGGTGGCCAGCAGCAGCAGGTTTTTGGCATGCGCGGCGTCAGTGTTACGGACGATGGTTTGCGACACGGTGAGTTTTTTGCTGACGTCGAGCAGGATGTCGCCTTGTACGGCCATGCGTTTTAGCGCAGCGGCGCTGGCAACCTGAGAGTCGCGGAACTGGCCGACGGCGGCGCGATAGGCTTTGAGCGAGTCAGTGGCCTGTTGCAGGTTGGCGATGTGCTGTTCAGGCAGTTTGGAGGGCAGGCTTTCGAGGTTTTTCAACGCGTTGTCGATGGCGTCCAGAGCGGGTTGCTCGGCCTCGGTTTTGCCGCTGTAGGTATAACCGCGAACCTGGAAGCGCGCTTGCTGGATCAGTTTGCTCAAGTCGATCACGCTGTTGAAATCGGCGACGCTGTCACCTTGCAGCATGGATTTTTCGACTTCGGCGACACGGGCCGCGGCGTTGTCGGCGGTTGCGCCGAGTTTGCCGCGGGCGTCTTCGCGGTTGGCGCCGGCCTGGGTCATGGCCGTGAAGGCTTGTTTGTACTCACTGACGGCAGCCAGTTGCTGGTCGATCATCGCCACGTCGGCCGGTTGTTCGATCAGCGTGCGCGCGGTTTTCAGGCCGGTATCGAGTTGGCCAAGCAGGTCGTTGACCGCACCGGGGCCTTGGTCGCCACGACGCATTTCGTAATCCAGACGGGCCAGGCGCAGGTCTTTGGTCAGGTCATTGAGGCTGGCAATAAACCCCAGCTTATCGCCGCGACTCATCACACCGCTCAGGCCGGTCCAGCCGGTGAAGGTTATCAACAAGGTAAGCAGCAGCACCAGACCGAAGCCGACACCCAGTTTGCGATTGACGCTGACGTTCCCCAGTTTCTCGGCTAGCCATCGGTACATGCTGCAACTCCCTCGAACCATTCGTTGGTTTTATGGGAGTTGTATCGGCAGGCGGGCGGGAATCTGTAGGTTTTAGAAGAGACGGGCGAGTAGCGCAGTGACAGCGGTTTCGACCCGCAGGATACGGTCGCCGAGCTGCACCGGTTGCAGACCGGCCTTGCCGAGCAGGTCGATTTCGTAAGGAATCCAGCCACCTTCGGGGCCGATGGCCAGGGTCACCGGTTCGGCCAGGCCGCGAGGACAGGGCGGATAATGGCCGGGATGGCCAACGAGGCCGAGGGTACCGTCGGTGATCGCCGGCAGACGGTCTTCGACGAACGGCTTGAAGCGCTTCTCGATGACGACTTCCGGCAGCACGCTGTCCCGGGCCTGTTCCAGGCCGAGGATCAACTGCTCGCGAATCGCCTCGGGCTCCAGAAACGGCGTTTGCCAGAAGCTCTTCTCGACGCGATAGCTGTTCACCAAAATGATTCGGGGCACACCCATGGCCGCCACGGT
It encodes:
- a CDS encoding glucan biosynthesis protein G, with amino-acid sequence MIVSPCNAPKLSAKRLRSALVAGSALLCLLSAGQLWAFNLDDVSVKAKELAGQKYEAPRSNLPNEFREMKFADYQKIRFLTEKAEWADQKTPFKLSFYHQGMHFDTPVKINEITANTVEEIKYDPSRFDFGDVKFDPKATEQLGYAGFRVLYPVNKADKQDEIMTMLGASYFRVVGKGHTYGLSARGMAIDTALPSGEEFPRFTEFWIQQPKPGDKHLVIFALLDSPRATGAYRLTLRPGSDTVVDVKAKMFLRDKVTKLGVAPLTSMFLFGANQPSKVLNYRRELHDSSGLSIHAGNGEWIWRPLNNPKHLSVSNFSIENPRGFGLLQRGRDFSHYEDLDDRYDKRPSAWIEPKGDWGKGSVDLVEIPTADETNDNIVAFWSPEKLPEPGQPLDVAYRMHWTIDEASLHAPDSAWVQQTLRSTGDVKQSNLIRQPDGSVAYLVDFEGPSLAALPEDTEVRSQVSVGENAELVENSVRYNPETKGWRLTLRMKIKDPGKPTEMRAALVKNIVTADLAKTSYPASNSSVAKADKIAARQQEKLDKEANQAEAKQVEAKPAADSKDKDNKDAKQPVAAEAAPATPESVPTEEVLTETWSYQLPADE
- the mdoH gene encoding glucans biosynthesis glucosyltransferase MdoH; the protein is MSNSQVQPETLAEYLAHLPMTDQQRAELAGCQSFSELHERLSSSTFDAPTEAAQASVGRRLTLNTAEELADAEMLVLDASGRVCLRATPPIRRTKVVPEPWRTNILVRGWRRLTGRTNPPAPPKDENVLPAARWRTVGSIRRYILLILMLGQTIVAGWYMKGIMPYQGWSFVDLDEVLHQPFLQTVTQVLPYALQTSILILFGILFCWVSAGFWTALMGFLELLTGHDKYRISGKSAGNEPIPTDARTALVMPICNEDVPRVFAGLRATFESVAATGNLDRFDFFVLSDSNDADICVAEQQAWLDVCREAKGFGKIFYRRRRRRVKRKSGNLDDFCRRWGGDYKYMVVLDADSVMSGDCLTSLVRLMEATPDAGIIQTAPRASGMDTLYARMQQFATRVYGPLFTAGLHFWQLGESHYWGHNAIIRMKPFIEHCALAPLPGKGAFAGAILSHDFVEAALMRRAGWGVWIAYDLPGSYEELPPNLLDELKRDRRWCHGNLMNFRLFLVKGMHPVHRAVFLTGVMSYLSAPLWFFFLVLSTALLAVNTLMEPQYFLEPRQLYPLWPQWHPDKAIALFSTTVVLLFLPKLLSIILIWAKGAKEFGGKFKVTMSMLLEMLFSMLLAPVRMIFHTRFVLAAFLGWAATWNSPQRDDDSTPWSEAVKRHGPQTLLGFFWALLVIWLNPSFLWWLVPIVGSLMLSIPVSVISSRVGLGLKSRDESLFLIPEEYNPPQALVATDQYTHENRWHALNDGFVRAVVDPQQNALACSLATSRHREAEPIEWLRIERVRHALKAGPEGLNNNERVQLLSDPVALGRLHEQIWNEAHPEWLEAWRKSVKADPHAPLLPLKPLSVQPQLA
- a CDS encoding transporter substrate-binding domain-containing protein; protein product: MKKYLSMLLVGVTALVAVNAAYAGAIDDAVKRGTLKVGMDPTYMPFEMTNKRGEIIGFEVDILKAMTKAMGVKLEMVSTGYDGIIPALLTDKFDMIGSGMTLTQERNLRLNFSEPFIVVGQTLLIRKELEGTIKSYKDLNTADYRITSKLGTTGEMVAKKLISKATYHGYDNEQEAVLDVVNGKADAFIYDAPYNVVAVNKVGAGKLVFLDKPFTYEPLAFGLKKGDYDSINFINNFLRQIHEDGTYDRIHDKWFKDTAWLKDME
- a CDS encoding amino acid ABC transporter permease, yielding MKQKKAQWPWHVLTVLLLIGLAGALYYATSLMSYEWRWNRVPQYFAYHAEESQRAADISTVSELVRKGDKAEVTLRNDAGVEQHLTVDDNSLQVAQGDDVAEGDVIGVTRHWAAGPLMWGLWTTLWLSVISGVLGLLIGLATGLCRLSSNPTLRDLSTIYVELVRGTPLLVQIFIFYFFIGTVMNLSREFAGIAALSLFTGAYVAEIIRSGVQSIARGQNEAARSLGLSAGQSMRHVVLPQAFKRVLPPLAGQFISLVKDTSLVSVIAITELLKSGREVITTSFSPFEILFCVAGLYLLINLPLSKIASRLERRLAQSD
- a CDS encoding amino acid ABC transporter ATP-binding protein translates to MIEVRDLVKVFDTRGHVVRAVDNVSTHVAKGEVLVVIGPSGSGKSTFLRCLNGLEEFDSGSVSIDGLQLADPKTDVNAYRREVGMVFQHFNLFPHMTVLENLCLAQKVVRKRGKKEREAKALALLEKVGIAQKANEFPSRLSGGQQQRVAIARALAMEPKVMLFDEPTSALDPEMVGEVLDVMKTLAVEGMTMVCVTHEMGFAREVADRVLFFDHGKLLEDASPAQFFDAPKDPRAQAFLRQVL
- a CDS encoding methyl-accepting chemotaxis protein → MQSMTLGLRELIGGISDGVTQIASAAEELSAVTEQTSAGVNSQKVETDQVATAMNEMTATVQEVARNAEEASEAAVAADQQAREGDKVVGEAIAQIERLAKEVGNSTEAMAHLKRESDKIGSVLDVIKSVAQQTNLLALNAAIEAARAGEAGRGFAVVADEVRSLAQRTQKSTEEIEELIVGLQTGTQQVATIMDNSRSLTDSSVELTRRAGGSLESITRTVSAIQSMNQQIAAAAEQQSAVAEEINRSVLNVRDVSEQTSAASEETAASSVELARLGTHLQMLVGRFKV
- a CDS encoding 16S rRNA (uracil(1498)-N(3))-methyltransferase; protein product: MNLLLLEEADFIAADRAILRDRRLTHMQEVHRSVVGDSLRVGRIGGLMGSAELLRLDADEAELRVTLDQPPPAKLPLTLVLALPRPKMLRRVFQTVAAMGVPRIILVNSYRVEKSFWQTPFLEPEAIREQLILGLEQARDSVLPEVVIEKRFKPFVEDRLPAITDGTLGLVGHPGHYPPCPRGLAEPVTLAIGPEGGWIPYEIDLLGKAGLQPVQLGDRILRVETAVTALLARLF